actacccactgttaccatcccaactctaacctcacctctaccaacagtcactactgttcctcctcaccctcctccaccactacccactgttaccatgccaacactaacctcacctctaccagcagtcactactgtccctcctcaccctcctccaccactacccactgttaccatgccaactctaactcacctctaccagcagtcactactgttcctcctcaccctcctccaccactacccactgttaccatgccaactctaacctctaccagcagtcactactgttcctcctcaccctcctccaccactacccactgttaccatgtcaactctaacctctaccagcagtcactacagtccctcctcaccctcctccaccactacccactgttaccatgccaacactaacctcacctctaccagcagtcactactgtccctcctcaccctcctccaccactacccactgttaccatgccaactctaactcacctctaccagcagtcactactgttcctcttcaccctcctccaccactacccactgttaccatgccaactctaacctctaccagcagtcactactgttcctcctcaccctcctccaccactacccactgttaccatgtcaactctaacctctaccagcagtcactacagtccctcctcaccctcatccaccactacccactgttaccatgccaacactaacctcacctctaccagcagtcactactgtccctcctcactctactccaccactacccactgttaccatgccaactctaacctcacctctaccagcagtcactactgtccctcctcaccctcctccaccactacccactgttaccatcccaactctaacctctaccaacagtcactactgttcctcctcaccctcctccaccactacccactgttaccatgccaacactaacctcacctctaccagcagtcactactgttcctcctcaccctcctccaccactacccactgttaccatgccaactctaacctcacctctaccagcagtcactactgttcctcctcaccctcctccaccactacccactgttaccatgccaacactaacctcacctctaccagcagtcactactgttcctcctcaccctcctccaccactacccactgttaccatgccaactctaacctcacctctaccagcagtcactactgttcctcctcaccctcctccaccactacccactgttaccatgccaactctaatctcacctctaccagcagtcactacttttcctcctcacccccctccaccactacccactgttaccatgccaactctaacctcacctctaccagcagtcactactgttcctcctcaccctcctccaccactacccactgttaccatgccaactctaacctcacctctaccagcagtcactactgtcctcctcaccctcctccaccactacccactgttaccatgccaactctaacctcacctctaccagcagtcactacagtcgctcctcaccctcctccaccactacccgcTGTTACCATCccaactctaacctcacctctaccagtagtcactactgtccctcctcactctcctccaccactacccactgttaccatgccaactctaacctcacctctaccagcagtcactactgtccctcctcaccctcctccaccactacccactgttaccatcccaactctaacctctaccaacagtcactactgttcctcctcaccctcctccaccactacccactgttaccatgccaacactaacctcacctctaccaacagtcactactgttcctcctcaccctcctccaccactacccactgttaccatgccaacactaacctcacctctaccagcagtcactactgttcctccgcaccctcctccaccactacccactgttaccatgccaactctaacctcacctctaccagcagtcactactgtccctcctcaccctcctccaccactacccactgttaccatgccaactctaacctcacctctaccagcagtcactactgtccctcctcaccctcctccaccactacccactgttaccatgccaactctaacctcacctctaccagcagtcactactgtccctcctcaccctcctccaccactacccactgttaccatgccaactctaacctcacctctaccagcagtcactactgtccctcctcaccctcctccaccactacccactgttaccatgccaactctaacctcacctctaccagcagtcactactgttcctcctcaccctcctccaccactacccactgttaccatgccaactctaacctctaccagcagtcactactgttcctcctcaccctcctccaccactacccactgttaccatgccaactctaacctcacctctaccagcagtcactactgtccctcctcaccctcctccaccactacccactgttaccatgccaactctaacctctaccagcagtcactactgttcctcctcaccctattccaccactacccactgttaccatgccaactctaacctcacctctaccagcagtcactacagtccctcctcaccctcctccaccactacccactgttaccatgccaactctaacctcacctctaccagcagtcactactgttcctcttcaccctcctccaccactacccactgttaccatgccaactctaacctcacctctaccagcagtcactactgttcctcctcaccctcctccaccactacccactgttaccatgccaactctaacctctaccagcagtccaccatctctaccatcaataGTTCCATCCCACAACCCCACCCATCCCCAGAACTCTCTCCGTACTCTCCACAACCCCACCCATCCCCAGAACTCCACCCGTTCTCTCCACAACCCCACCCATCCCCAGAACTCTACCCGTACTCTCCACAACCCCACCCATCCCCAGAACTCTAACCGTACTCTCCACAACCCCACCATCCCCAGAACTCTACCCGTACTCTCCTCAACCACACCCATCCCCAGAAATCTACCCGTActctcctcaccccacccatCCCCAGAACTCTACCCGTActctcctcaccccacccatCCCCAGAACACTACCCGTActctcctcaccccacccatCCCCAGAACTCTACCCGTACTCTCCTCAACCCCACCCATCCCCAGAACTCTACCCGTActctcctcaccccacccatCCCCAGAACTCTACCGTACTCTCCTCAACCCCACCCATCCCCAGAACTCTACCGTActctcctcaccccacccatCCCCAGAACTCTACCCGTActctcctcaccccacccatCCCCAGAACACTACTCGTActctcctcaccccacccatCCCCAGAACTCTACCCGTACTCTCCTCAACCCCACCCATCCCCAGAACTCTACCCGTActctcctcaccccacccatCCCCAGAACTCTACCGTACTCTCCTCAACCCCACCCATCCCCAGAACTCTACCCGTActctcctcaccccacccatCCCCAGAACTCTACCCGTActctcctcaccccacccatCCCCAGAACACTACTCGTActctcctcaccccacccatCCCCAGAACTCTACCCGTACTCTCCTCAACCCCACCCATCCATAGAACTCTACCCGTActctcctcaccccacccatCCCCAGAACTCTACCGTACTCTCCTCAACCCCACCCATCCCCAGAACTCTACCCGTActctcctcaccccacccatCCCCAGAACTCTACCCGTActctcctcaccccacccatCCCCAGAACTCTACCGTACTCTCCTCAACCCCACCCATCCCCAGAACTCTACCCGTActctcctcaccccacccatCCCCAGAACACTACCCGTActctcctcaccccacccatCCCCAGAACACTACCCGTACTCTCCTCAACCCCACCCATCCCCAGAACTCTACCCGTActctcctcaccccacccatCCCCAGAACTCTACCCGTACTCTACTCAACTCCACCCATCCCCAGAACTCTACCCGTACTCTCCTCAACTCCACCCATCCCCAGAACTCTACCCGTACTCTCCACAACCCCACCCATCCCCAGAACCCTACCCGTACTCTCCTCAACTGCACCCATCCCCAGAACTCTACCCGTACTCTCCTCAACCCCACCCATCCCAGAACTCTACCCGTACTCTCCTCAACCCCACCCATCCCCAGAACTCTACACGTActctcctcaccccacccatccccagaagactctcctcaaccccacccatccccagaactctacctgtactctcctcaccccacccatccccagaactctgctctctcctcaccccacccatCCCCAGAACTCTACCCTACTCTCCTCAACCCCACCCATCCCCAGAACTCTCTACTCTCCTCAGCCCCACCCATCCCCAGAACTCACCCGTActctcctcaccccacccatccccagaactctgctctctcctcaccccacccatCCCCAGAACTCTACCCGTActctcctcaccccacccatccccagaactccactctcctcaccccacccatCCCCAGAACTCTACCCGTACTCTCAACAACTCCACCCATCCCCAGAACTCTACCCGTACTCTCCACAACTCCACCCATCCCCAGAACCCTACCCGTActctcctcaccccacccatccccagaactctacccgtactctcctctcctcaccccacccatCCCCAGAACTCTACCCGTACTCTGCTCAACTCCACCCATCCCCAGAACTCTACccgtactctcctctcctcaccccacccatCCACAGAACTCTACCCGTACTCTCCACACCCCCACCCATCCCCAGAACTCTACCCGTACTCTGCTCAACTCCACCCATCCCCAGAACCCTGCTCTCCCAAACTCCTAACACGCCAGCCACCCCACCCCCCCCCTCATCACCCACGCCATAGCAGCAGCCAGTCaacatcccccccccccacccccaccctccccatctcaacccccacccccaacaccccgTGACATTATTCACAGATTACCCAGTGCATCGCTCTAACCCGGTAATGACCCTGTAAACCAGTGTTGTGGGTGACAATAGCATTAGACACGGCAGGATTAGATGAGTCTGCACTGAATATAGAGAGGGCCCATAACTACATCATAGGAACATGGACGGGAGGTTAAAGGTTGAACGAGGGAAGGAAAACAAAAATACAGTGAAATAGTATGAATTAAAATATTGCTCTTTATTTATTACAATAATATAATACGTATCATCCTGTGCTGGTCTTCTGTGctcctctatgtgtgtgtgtgtgtgtgtgtgtgtgtgtgtgtgtgtgtgtgtgtgtgtgtgtgtgtgtgtgtgtgtgtgtgtgtgtgtgtgtgtgtgtgtgtgtgtgtgtgtgtgtgtgtgtgtgtgtgtgtgtgtgactggtgaGTCATACCCCAGCCCCTAGGGACCTGTCTTTATAGAGTCCATTGTGGCTGTGGTGTATttcatgtctctctctgcccagtgGGATTTCACATAGTCCATCTGGACCTCAGCATCAGGAGTCTGGTGCTGCTGTGTCTGGTCTGTCAGTAGAGGAACCCAATGATCTGGACCtcaccatcatggagtctggtGGTGTCTGGTCTGTCAGTAGAGGAACCCAATGATCTGGACCtcaccatcatggagtctggtGGTGTCCGGTCTGTCAGTAGAGGAACCCAATGATCTGGACCtcaccatcatggagtctggtGGTGTCGGTCTGTCAGTAGAGGAACCCAATGATCTGGACCtcaccatcatggagtctggtGGTGTCTGGTCTGTCAGTAGAGGAACCAATGATCTGGACCTTACCATCATGGAGTCTGGTGGTGTCTGGTCTGTCAGTAGAGGAACCCAATGATCTGGACCtcaccatcatggagtctggtGGTGTCTGGTCTGTCAGTAGAGGAACCCAATGATCTGGACCtcaccatcatgg
The sequence above is a segment of the Oncorhynchus keta strain PuntledgeMale-10-30-2019 unplaced genomic scaffold, Oket_V2 Un_contig_9295_pilon_pilon, whole genome shotgun sequence genome. Coding sequences within it:
- the LOC127927069 gene encoding uncharacterized protein LOC127927069 gives rise to the protein TPPVLSTTPPIPRTLPVLSTTPPIPRTLTVLSTTPPSPELYPYSPQPHPSPEIYPYSPHPTHPQNSTRTLLTPPIPRTLPVLSSPHPSPELYPYSPQPHPSPELYPYSPHPTHPQNSTVLSSTPPIPRTLPYSPHPTHPQNSTRTLLTPPIPRTLLVLSSPHPSPELYPYSPQPHPSPELYPYSPHPTHPQNSTVLSSTPPIPRTLPVLSSPHPSPELYPYSPHPTHPQNTTRTLLTPPIPRTLPVLSSTPPIHRTLPVLSSPHPSPELYRTLLNPTHPQNSTRTLLTPPIPRTLPVLSSPHPSPELYRTLLNPTHPQNSTRTLLTPPIPRTLPVLSSPHPSPEHYPYSPQPHPSPELYPYSPHPTHPQNSTRTLLNSTHPQNSTRTLLNSTHPQNSTRTLHNPTHPQNPTRTLLNCTHPQNSTRTLLNPTHPRTLPVLSSTPPIPRTLHNSTLLSSTPPIPRTLYSPQPHPSPELTQLYPYSAQLHPSPELYPYSPLLTPPIHRTLPVLSTPPPIPRTLPVLCSTPPIPRTLLSQTPNTPATPPPPSSPTP